In the genome of Hymenobacter taeanensis, one region contains:
- a CDS encoding alginate lyase family protein, producing the protein MSMPPKVLFLFLLLLLLGCFVARAGGPDRKLQKQAVAVLRAQVLAEAAWALQQAPGTVTSAHSPRSAGGPHDFFSEGDYWWPDPATPAGPYVQRDGQTNPDNFVAHRVAMIRFSRIIGALASAYQLTHDPTYVRHALVHLRAWFTDPATLMNPSLLYAQAISGRFIGRGIGIIDTIQLMEVAQGVLVMEPALGASDLAGIKSWFAQYLTWLTTHPYGQDEMKAANNHGTCWVMQVAAFARLTGNQELLTFCRERYKTVLLPSQMAADGSFPLETKRTKPYGYSLFNLDAMTMICQILSTPQDNLWTYQTADGRSIRRGIEYLYPYVKDKSAWPFPKDVMYWENWPVAQPFLVLGAVQFANKDWFATWQHLDHQPEVPEVVRNLPVRHPLLWLP; encoded by the coding sequence ATGTCGATGCCCCCCAAGGTCCTTTTCCTCTTCCTGCTTCTACTTCTGCTTGGGTGCTTCGTTGCCCGGGCCGGAGGGCCCGACCGTAAGCTGCAGAAACAAGCGGTAGCAGTACTACGTGCCCAGGTGTTGGCGGAGGCGGCCTGGGCCCTGCAGCAGGCTCCTGGAACCGTTACCAGTGCCCACTCCCCGCGTAGCGCCGGTGGCCCCCACGATTTCTTTTCGGAAGGCGACTACTGGTGGCCCGACCCTGCCACCCCCGCTGGCCCCTACGTGCAGCGCGACGGCCAAACCAACCCCGATAACTTCGTAGCTCACCGAGTGGCCATGATTCGCTTTAGCCGCATTATAGGGGCGCTGGCCTCGGCCTACCAGCTCACCCATGATCCTACATACGTGCGGCACGCCCTGGTGCATTTGCGGGCCTGGTTTACTGATCCGGCCACGCTGATGAACCCTTCCCTGCTTTACGCTCAGGCAATTTCCGGTCGTTTTATCGGGCGTGGCATCGGCATCATCGATACCATTCAGCTGATGGAAGTAGCGCAGGGAGTGCTGGTGATGGAGCCGGCTCTGGGCGCCAGTGATCTGGCGGGAATAAAGAGCTGGTTTGCGCAGTACCTGACCTGGCTTACCACGCATCCTTATGGCCAGGATGAGATGAAGGCAGCCAACAACCACGGCACGTGCTGGGTGATGCAGGTGGCTGCGTTTGCTCGCCTTACTGGCAATCAGGAGCTGCTCACGTTCTGCCGGGAGCGGTACAAAACCGTGCTCCTGCCCTCCCAGATGGCCGCTGATGGTTCTTTCCCCCTGGAAACCAAGCGCACTAAGCCCTACGGCTACTCCCTGTTCAACCTGGACGCCATGACCATGATCTGCCAGATTCTGAGCACCCCCCAGGACAACCTCTGGACCTACCAAACGGCTGATGGCCGCAGCATCCGGCGCGGCATTGAGTACCTCTACCCCTACGTGAAGGACAAAAGCGCGTGGCCCTTCCCCAAGGATGTCATGTACTGGGAAAACTGGCCGGTGGCACAGCCCTTCCTGGTATTGGGCGCTGTGCAGTTCGCCAACAAAGACTGGTTTGCCACCTGGCAGCACCTAGACCACCAGCCTGAGGTACCCGAAGTAGTGCGCAACCTGCCCGTGCGCCACCCGCTCCTCTGGCTGCCATAA
- the bglX gene encoding beta-glucosidase BglX, producing the protein MFSFPSKSVLLLGTLLLPAVGLQAQRTPAGPAAVEQRVTALLGQMTLEEKVGQLVQYSGRELTGPASNRKTDLLNSIRSGQVGSMLNVKGVADTRAIQAEALKSRLHIPLLFALDVIHGYQTVFPVPLGEAASWDLKAIRLSAHIAAKEAAASGIHWTFAPMVDVGRDARWGRVMEGAGEDTYLGSQIAKARVLGFQGEKLGATDAVMACAKHFAAYGAAIAGRDYNAVDMSEQQLWETYLPPFKAAADAGAATFMNSFNTLNGVPATASSHLQRDILKGQWNYQGFVVSDWGSIREMVPWGYAPTVADAAQKAITAGNDMDMENDAYGPHLAQLVQSGQVPVALVDDAVRRVLRKKFELGLFDDPYKFSDAKRERNVLRDPQHLVAARDVARKSMVLLKNENRLLPLGQQRTIAVIGPLGKSKRDLAGGWTVIADTAHIVSAFEGVTQRAGKKVRLLYAKGCEITGNSRAGFAQAVETAKAADVVVLCVGESWDMSGEAKSRADIHLPGVQEELFQALKATGKPIVAVVMGGRPLIFNTMADQADAILYAWFPGSEGGHALADVLFGDYNPSGKLPSSFPRSVGQLPLSYQHYNTGRPVTKPTDTRYKSAYIDELNTPRYAFGHGLSYTTFRYADLKLSQPTMLPSETVQVQFTLTNTGPVAGEEVVQLYLRDLVSSVVRPVKELKDFRKVMLKPGQSQTISFTINQDKLAFYNSQLQWAAEPGDFQLMLGSASDDIRLESKLVLAP; encoded by the coding sequence ATGTTCTCATTTCCTTCCAAATCAGTTCTTCTCCTCGGCACCTTACTGCTCCCGGCCGTCGGGCTGCAAGCCCAACGCACCCCGGCCGGCCCGGCCGCCGTGGAGCAGCGCGTTACGGCCCTGCTAGGCCAGATGACGCTGGAGGAGAAAGTCGGTCAGCTGGTGCAGTACTCGGGGCGGGAGCTGACTGGCCCGGCCAGCAACCGTAAAACCGACCTTCTTAACAGCATCCGGAGCGGGCAGGTGGGCTCCATGCTGAACGTAAAAGGTGTGGCTGACACCCGCGCCATTCAGGCGGAGGCCCTGAAGTCGCGCCTGCACATTCCGCTGCTTTTTGCTCTCGATGTCATTCACGGCTACCAAACCGTATTTCCCGTGCCCCTGGGTGAGGCTGCCTCCTGGGACCTGAAGGCCATCCGCCTGTCGGCGCATATAGCGGCCAAGGAAGCGGCGGCCTCCGGCATTCACTGGACGTTTGCGCCCATGGTAGACGTGGGCCGCGATGCCCGCTGGGGCCGCGTGATGGAAGGCGCCGGCGAGGACACCTACCTCGGCTCCCAAATTGCCAAGGCCCGCGTGCTGGGTTTCCAGGGCGAGAAGCTGGGCGCCACCGATGCCGTGATGGCCTGCGCCAAGCACTTTGCGGCTTACGGTGCTGCCATTGCCGGCCGCGACTACAACGCCGTGGATATGAGCGAGCAGCAGCTCTGGGAAACTTACCTGCCGCCCTTCAAAGCCGCCGCCGATGCCGGCGCGGCCACCTTTATGAACTCCTTTAACACCCTCAACGGGGTGCCCGCCACGGCCAGCAGCCACCTCCAGCGCGACATCCTGAAGGGCCAGTGGAACTACCAGGGATTTGTGGTCAGCGACTGGGGCTCGATTCGGGAGATGGTGCCCTGGGGCTATGCCCCCACCGTGGCTGATGCTGCCCAAAAAGCCATAACGGCCGGCAACGACATGGACATGGAAAACGACGCCTACGGTCCGCACCTGGCCCAGCTGGTACAAAGTGGCCAGGTACCCGTAGCGCTGGTAGATGATGCCGTGCGCCGCGTGCTGCGCAAGAAGTTCGAGCTAGGCCTGTTCGATGACCCCTACAAATTCTCCGATGCCAAGCGCGAGCGAAACGTGCTCCGCGACCCGCAGCACCTGGTAGCCGCCCGTGATGTGGCTCGCAAATCAATGGTGCTGCTCAAAAACGAGAACCGCCTGTTGCCCCTGGGCCAGCAGCGCACCATTGCCGTAATTGGGCCGCTGGGCAAGTCGAAGCGCGACCTAGCCGGCGGCTGGACGGTTATTGCCGATACCGCCCACATTGTGTCGGCGTTTGAGGGCGTAACCCAGCGAGCCGGTAAAAAGGTGCGCCTGCTGTATGCCAAGGGTTGTGAGATAACCGGCAACTCACGCGCGGGCTTTGCCCAAGCCGTAGAAACGGCCAAAGCCGCCGATGTGGTAGTGCTGTGCGTGGGCGAGAGCTGGGACATGAGTGGCGAGGCCAAGTCTCGGGCCGACATTCACTTGCCCGGCGTGCAGGAAGAGCTGTTTCAGGCCCTGAAAGCCACCGGTAAGCCCATAGTGGCCGTAGTCATGGGCGGACGCCCGCTCATCTTCAACACCATGGCCGACCAGGCCGACGCTATTCTCTACGCGTGGTTCCCAGGCTCGGAAGGCGGCCATGCCTTAGCTGATGTGCTCTTCGGCGACTACAACCCCTCGGGCAAGCTTCCCTCCTCTTTCCCCCGCTCGGTAGGCCAGTTGCCGCTCAGCTACCAGCATTACAACACCGGCCGACCCGTCACCAAGCCCACCGATACTCGCTATAAGTCGGCCTATATTGATGAGCTTAACACGCCTCGTTACGCCTTCGGGCACGGGCTGAGCTACACTACCTTCCGCTATGCTGATCTGAAGCTTAGTCAGCCCACCATGCTGCCTTCGGAAACGGTGCAGGTGCAGTTTACCCTGACCAACACCGGCCCTGTAGCCGGCGAAGAAGTGGTGCAGCTGTATCTGCGCGACCTGGTATCGTCGGTGGTGCGGCCCGTGAAGGAGCTGAAGGATTTCCGCAAGGTGATGCTCAAGCCCGGCCAAAGCCAGACCATCAGCTTCACCATCAACCAAGACAAGCTAGCCTTCTACAACTCCCAGCTGCAATGGGCCGCCGAGCCCGGCGACTTCCAGCTCATGCTTGGCAGCGCCTCCGACGATATCCGCCTGGAAAGTAAGCTGGTGCTTGCGCCTTGA